A window of the Salvelinus alpinus chromosome 25, SLU_Salpinus.1, whole genome shotgun sequence genome harbors these coding sequences:
- the LOC139553138 gene encoding serine/threonine/tyrosine-interacting protein A-like: MDEDNKLQFPSLPASKDDLLDWAYPMRREMQEILPGLFLGPYSAAMKSKLSVLERQGITHMVCVRQDIEANFIKPNFPHKFRYLVLDIADNPVENIIRYFPMIKEFIDGCLASGGKVLVHGNAGISRSAALVIAYLMETFGIKYRDAFNHVQERRFCINPNVGFVHQLQEYEAIYSAKLTIKMMSPIQLGRSFSLHAGMPGSLKRSLEEDEDFGGMQVTAAQNG, translated from the exons ATGGACGAGGATAATAAACTTCAGTTCCCGTCCCTTCCTGCGTCAAAGGATGACCTATTG GACTGGGCGTATCCAATGAGAAGAGAGATGCAG GAGATTCTACCAGGTCTGTTTTTAGGTCCCTACTCAGCTGCTATGAAAAGCAAG CTTTCCGTCCTTGAAAGACAGGGGATAACGCACATGGTGTGTGTCCGCCAAGATATCGAGGCCAATTTTATAAAGCCCAACTTCCCACATAAATTTAG ATACCTTGTTTTAGATATTGCTGACAATCCTGTGGAAAACATAATTCGATATTTCCCTATG ATTAAAGAATTTATTGATGGCTGTTTAGCCAGTGGAG GAAAGGTACTAGTTCATGGAAACGCAGGGATATCAAGAAG TGCTGCCTTAGTTATTGCATACCTTATGGAGACATTTGGCATAAAGTACAG GGATGCTTTCAACCACGTTCAGGAGAGGAGATTCTGCATCAACCCTAACGTGGGCTTTGTGCATCAATTACAG GAATATGAAGCGATCTACTCAGCTAAACTAACCATCAAGATGATGTCACCAATACAGCTGGGCAGATCGTTCTCCCTGCATGCTGGAATGCCAG GCAGCCTGAAACGAAGCCTGGAGGAAGACGAGGACTTCGGGGGAATGCAGGTCACTGCTGCACAGAACGGATAG